Within the Vibrio tasmaniensis genome, the region GCTTCCGCTAACTCAATCGTAGACAACGTCGATGTACCTAGCTTGCCGACTACCACGCCAGCTGCAGCATTTGCTAATGCACACGCCTCATCAAGTGGCTTACCTGCAGCAACTGAAGCTGCTAATACTGAAATAACCGTATCACCAGCACCAGTAACGTCATACACTTCTTTCGCTTGGGTCGGTAAGTGGAATGGTTCTACGCCTTTGCGGAGCAATGTCATGCCATGCTCACTGCGAGTCACTAGCAAGGCTTCAAAATCAAACTCTTCGATTAACGCTAGCCCTTTTTCGATCATTTCATCTTCAGACTTAACCTTACCGGCAACCAGCTCAAACTCCGCCATGTTTGGCGTAAGTAATGTCGCCCCACGGTAGCGTTCAAAATCTGCACCTTTAGGATCAATAAACACCGGAACGTTCGCTGCGCGCGCTTTTTGAATAAAGCTCTGCACATGCTCCAAAGCACCTTTCGCATAGTCAGATAAGATTACCGAGCGTACATTAGGAAGCGCTTGCTCCATGCGAGATAAAACAAGTTCAGGATCCGTGTTCTCAAATTTGTCTTCAAAATCAAGACGGATTAACTGCTGTCCACGGCTCATGACACGCAACTTTGTGATGGTCGGGTAATCTTCTAACTCAACAAAATCACACTTAACCTTTAATGCACCCAAGGTATTTTTCAACACCTCAGCAGGCTCATCTTTTCCAGTTAAACCAACGATATGAGCATGACCACCAAGCGAGGCAATATTCATTGCTACGTTGGCAGCACCACCAGGACGCTCTTCGTTATTTTCTACTTTAACAACGGGCACAGGTGCTTCTGGTGAAATACGGCCAGTAGGGCCATACCAGTAACGGTCAAGCATTACATCACCGACAACAAGAACGCCTGATTGGCTGTAGTCAGGTAGAATTGGTTTCATTGTGGATCTCCAAAAATCGAATCTGGCTAGAGTCTAGCACACTGATTACAGTGGCTAAACCATAGAAAAATGAGTGAAAGCCTAACTCGATAGATACTCTAGCAGCTAAGAAGTAGCTAATAAGCAACTAAGAAGTCGATAAGCGATCACTAAATGATAATGACGTAACCGTTAAGAAATAGTTCCGTTACGCTTCCATCCATTGCTTCCATGCCTGAACAACATGTTCCCTTTCCATTTTAAATTTATCAATCGCCACATCCGCATCAAGGTTTAATAGATTGCGGTGATGGATTTCATCTCTTAATGTTGTATAGGCATGAGTTAATGCCATGCCTTGCTGTTCGTCCATAATCCCTTGTGACAACAGGCTTTCAAAGATTCGTACATTGTCACACCAACGAGTCAACTTAGGTTTTTCATTGCTGTATCGAAGTACTAAATACTGCGCCAAAAACTCAATGTCTGTAATACCACCCGCATCTTGTTTCAGCATGAATCTCTCCGCTTTTTTTCCACCGAGGTGCCCGCGCATTTTTTCACGCATATCGACAACGGATTTTTTAAGTACAGCCTCATCTCGTGATAAGCATAGAACTTCATGTCGTGTTTGATTAAACGCAGATGCCAATAAGTCATCGCCATAAATCATACGAGCACGAGTCAAAGCTTGGTGCTCCCAAGTCCACGCATCATTGTGCTGATACTCGTCAAAAGCTTCGGTTGGACTCACCAATAGACCAGAGACACCGGAAGGGCGTAAGCGAGTGTCGACCTCGTACAAAATACCAGAAGCAGTTCTGGTCGAGAATATATGAATAATGCGCTGCGCCAATCTCAGATAAAATTGGCGTCCGTCGATCTCTTTTTTACCATCAGTATAGATGTGTACTGGGCAATCGTGCATGAACACGATATCGAGATCGGAGTTATAGCCAAGCTCCCAACCGCCGACTTTACCGTAACCAACCACGGCGAAACCGCGGCCTTCACGCTCTTTAACGTGGGTGGGTTCCCCAAATTTAGCTGTTACTTGTAACCAAGCTTGATTGATGCCGGCCTCAACAATCGCTTCTGCTAAGTAGGTTAGATGGTCGCTGACCTTCATAACAGGCAAAACGCCCGCAATATCAGCGGCTGCAATTCTCAAGATACAAGTCTGCTTAAACTGACGCAGCCCCTCCATCTGTTGCTCCATATCATCTTCAGGAATACGGGCTAGATAATCACGTAACTCGGTCTTGTAAGACTCTAAAGGCACGGGGTTATAGAGTTGCTGCGGATCAATAAGTTCATCTAACAGAATTGGGTAACGACCCAACTGCTCCGAGATCATCGGGCTCGCTGTACATAAGCGAACGAGTTGAGTGAGGGCAGCGGGGTGCTCATCCAATAGCTCAAGATACGTGGTGCGTGTAACGATTTTTTGCAACAGATGCAGCACTCGAGACAAACCAAATTCAGCATCCTTGGCGGTATAGAGCGCTTGAAACACTTTGGGCATTAATCGATTGAGTACTTCACGTCCACGAGGGCCAAGGGTTTTCTTAGCCAAATCAGCTTTGAATTGGATAATGGTTTTCGCCGCTTGCTGCGGGTTAGCAATCGCGATGTCATGCTCTAGAACCTGCTCAATCACATCTTGCTTATGAGCCATATCCCACAACTCACTAAAGTGACTCGCGATTGGGTTAGCATCATCTTCATCAACCCCAATTAGGTCTTCGAATACGGTGTGAACATTCGCCATATGAGCACGTGTCGCATCAATCAAACCATCCCAATCTGCAAACTGCATGGCGACAGCAAGTTGCAACTGTTCGAAATCGCCATCAGGTAAGGTTTGAGTTTGCTTGTCTGCCATCGCTTGTAATAGGTTCTCAAGGCGGCGTAAAAACAGGTATGCCTCACGTAAGTGACCGACTTCTTCTGCTTCTAATAAATGAAGAGATTCAATCGCACTTAGCGTCTCCAACAAACCTCGACCACGAAGGCTCGGTTCACGTCCACCACGAATCAGTTGAAAGACTTGAGCAATAAACTCGACTTCACGAATACCACCAGAGCCAAGCTTAATGTTGTTTGATAAGCCACGACGTCGCACTTCGCTACTGATCATCGACTTCATTCGACGCAAAGATTGAATGGCACTGAAATCAATATAACGACGAAAAACAAACGGACGCAGCATCTGACGGAGCTCTTGGTATTCAGGGTACATTTCGCTGCCCATCACTCGCGCTTTAACCATTGCGTAGCGTTCCCAGTCACGGCCTTGTTCTTGGTAATAGTCTTCAAGAGCAGCATAGCTCATAACCAAAGGACCGCTCTCCCCGAATGGACGCAGGCGCATGTCGACTCGATAACAGAATCCGTCAAAGGTTTGCTGATCAAGCGCCTTGATAATACGTTGCCCCAAACGCGTGAAGAACTGCGCGTTAGCGATACTTCTTCTTGCTCCTTGGGTTTCGCCATTTTCTGGGTAGGTGAAAATCAGATCGATATCGGAAGAGAAATTCAGCTCACCGCCACCTAGTTTGCCCATGCCGATGATCAACATAGGCTGCGCTTCACCTTGCTCGTTACAAGGAGTGCCCCACTCTTTACAACAAATATCGTACTGCCATTGATAGGTCTCGAAGATCATCGCCTCTGCCAGCATCGACAAATGACTTAAGCTCTGTTCTAGATCCCATGAGCCCATAAAGTCACGCCAAGCAATGTAGGTCATCTCTCGATTACGAAATTTGCGCAGTACACGTTGGCCGCTCATCTCATCAGCACAACCCGAAAGTAACTCGGCCAAACGCTCGCGATACCCTTCCGCACGTTCTTCGCATGCCAACATCTCAGGTAAGTCACCACATAAAACCGTGTCACGCTGCAGGCAATCGCCAATAAAACAGCTTAAACCGAGTACACGTTTAAGATCTTCAGTCAGTGGCTCAGACCAAGTATTGATGGCTTCACTTTGATGCTCTAATAATTGCTCAAAAGCAGACTGGGAATGAGTGATGAGTTGAGAAGGCAATGGCATGTTTCTTCCTTGTTTAAGCTGCGCGCCGAACAATCGATTTATCGATTCAGTTCTTAAATAACGAGTTTTCATAACTAATGATTAGTTATACCAAAGTTCTGCCAATAAAAAACGCCCACATTAGCAATGTGGACGTTTTATCAGTGAACTTATCAAGTTGAGCTTTTATCTCTAATAACCAGTCTCCGAGGCCAAGCCTCTAGCCTCTAGCCTCTAGCCTCTACGAATAGGCCTTTAGATCTTACAAACTAGAGCTCAAGACCGAGAACTGGGAATTAAACCTTAAACTGCTTAATCTTACCGTCTAGCTCTTGCGCGTTGCTTTCCATGATCTCAGAAGTCTCGAGAAGCTCACCCACCACCACGACGGAAGCTTCAACAAGCTCACGAACATTGGTTAGGTTGATACTCATCTCTTCAGCAACAGTGCTCTGTTGACCCGCAGCTGTAGCTATCTGGAAGTTCATATCATTGATTTGGTTTACCTGGCTTACGATGCCATCAAGCTCAGAACCAGCGTTAGTCACTAGGTCTACGCCTTCAGCGGCTTCAACAACACTCTTTTCCATCAGCTCTACTGCCGAGTTAGCACTGCTTTGTAGGTGGCTGATCATATCTTGAATTTCTACGGTCGCTTGTTGAGTGCGTTGCGCAAGGTTACGAACCTCATCGGCAACCACCGCAAAACCACGTCCCGCTTCACCGGCACGCGCGGCTTCAATCGCTGCGTTCAACGCTAATAGGTTGGTTTGCTCTGAAATACCTTGGATAGTACCAACGACACTGCCAATCGAGTCTACGCGTTCTTCTACTTGGTTTACCGCTGCTGCAGAGGCTGCGATGTCCGAAGACAACTCACTCATCTTAGAAACAGAACCTTGAACGAACTTCTGACCGGTCAGAGCTTGACCTGATGCTTGCTCAGTAAGAGAAGAAGCACTTTGCGCATGCTCGGCCACGGTTTGCACGGTAGACGTCATCTCGCTCATCGCTGTCGCTAGCTGATCAATCTCGTTGAACTCTTCTTGAGCGGAGTCTTTGGTTTCTGACATGCTGATGGTCATCACTTCCGTCAGAGCAAACAACTCATCAGAAGAGGCCACCTGAGTTTTGATCATGTCATTCAACTGGACTCGCGTTTTTTCGAGTTCTCGTGCCACATCACCGTATTCATCTTTACAATCCATATGAATAGGCACTGATAGGTTCTTATCGGCCATGGTTTTAATGGCGTCATTGAGGTATTGAGTTTGGCGAAGCATAACGCGCGCCGCGGCTAATAGAAGAACCACAAACACAATGATCATCACGGCTGTTTGCCAAGCCACTTGAACTAAGTAAGTCTCGTAATGCTGCTGTGCAACTTGCGCATTGTTGGTAACTGCAAGTAATGAATCGTAAAACGCACTTGCGTCCCATAGCTGCTTCGAAATAATCAAGATAGTGCTGAAAACCATCAGCATGATCATTTTAGGAACGAGACGGATGTCTGAGATAATCCTTTCCCACGGCTTGAATGACAGTTTAGTCATTGTCAGTTCTCCATTAACTCTTATATATTGATGGCTTCTATATCCGCGAGATGGCTATGTCAGTCAAAGTTCGCGATTTATTTTGAGCCTCGTATGAATGTTAAATAGTATCAAAGACGCCACTAAGCCGATGAGCTTATTATCACTGATTCTCTCTTTCTTAGCGTTATTTGTGATCTCAGGCCTATTGTTTGCACCGATTGATAAAGAATCGAAACAAGTTCTTATCGGCCTAGACTTTATAATCTGTAGTGTTTTTCTTTTTCAGCTCACTATTGATCTATTCAGATCACAGAATAAGAAAGAATATCTAAAAGTACACTGGATCGATTTCTTGGCAAGCATCCCTATGGTCGAGCCACTTCGATTCGCTCGCATTTTTCAGATCTTGCGCGTGATTCTCGTTCTTCGGTCAGGAAAACGTGTTTTCAGA harbors:
- the hldE gene encoding bifunctional D-glycero-beta-D-manno-heptose-7-phosphate kinase/D-glycero-beta-D-manno-heptose 1-phosphate adenylyltransferase HldE, whose product is MKPILPDYSQSGVLVVGDVMLDRYWYGPTGRISPEAPVPVVKVENNEERPGGAANVAMNIASLGGHAHIVGLTGKDEPAEVLKNTLGALKVKCDFVELEDYPTITKLRVMSRGQQLIRLDFEDKFENTDPELVLSRMEQALPNVRSVILSDYAKGALEHVQSFIQKARAANVPVFIDPKGADFERYRGATLLTPNMAEFELVAGKVKSEDEMIEKGLALIEEFDFEALLVTRSEHGMTLLRKGVEPFHLPTQAKEVYDVTGAGDTVISVLAASVAAGKPLDEACALANAAAGVVVGKLGTSTLSTIELAEAIHGSQDTDYGVISEAALVEAVKRARAKGEKVVMTNGCFDILHAGHVSYMNHAAELGDRLIVAVNTDESVKRLKGPGRPVNPTDRRMAVLAGLGAVDWVVPFSEDTPQRLISEVLPSILVKGGDYKPEDIAGGAEVIAAGGEVKVLNFEDGCSTTEIIKAIQGGRG
- the glnE gene encoding bifunctional [glutamate--ammonia ligase]-adenylyl-L-tyrosine phosphorylase/[glutamate--ammonia-ligase] adenylyltransferase; the encoded protein is MPLPSQLITHSQSAFEQLLEHQSEAINTWSEPLTEDLKRVLGLSCFIGDCLQRDTVLCGDLPEMLACEERAEGYRERLAELLSGCADEMSGQRVLRKFRNREMTYIAWRDFMGSWDLEQSLSHLSMLAEAMIFETYQWQYDICCKEWGTPCNEQGEAQPMLIIGMGKLGGGELNFSSDIDLIFTYPENGETQGARRSIANAQFFTRLGQRIIKALDQQTFDGFCYRVDMRLRPFGESGPLVMSYAALEDYYQEQGRDWERYAMVKARVMGSEMYPEYQELRQMLRPFVFRRYIDFSAIQSLRRMKSMISSEVRRRGLSNNIKLGSGGIREVEFIAQVFQLIRGGREPSLRGRGLLETLSAIESLHLLEAEEVGHLREAYLFLRRLENLLQAMADKQTQTLPDGDFEQLQLAVAMQFADWDGLIDATRAHMANVHTVFEDLIGVDEDDANPIASHFSELWDMAHKQDVIEQVLEHDIAIANPQQAAKTIIQFKADLAKKTLGPRGREVLNRLMPKVFQALYTAKDAEFGLSRVLHLLQKIVTRTTYLELLDEHPAALTQLVRLCTASPMISEQLGRYPILLDELIDPQQLYNPVPLESYKTELRDYLARIPEDDMEQQMEGLRQFKQTCILRIAAADIAGVLPVMKVSDHLTYLAEAIVEAGINQAWLQVTAKFGEPTHVKEREGRGFAVVGYGKVGGWELGYNSDLDIVFMHDCPVHIYTDGKKEIDGRQFYLRLAQRIIHIFSTRTASGILYEVDTRLRPSGVSGLLVSPTEAFDEYQHNDAWTWEHQALTRARMIYGDDLLASAFNQTRHEVLCLSRDEAVLKKSVVDMREKMRGHLGGKKAERFMLKQDAGGITDIEFLAQYLVLRYSNEKPKLTRWCDNVRIFESLLSQGIMDEQQGMALTHAYTTLRDEIHHRNLLNLDADVAIDKFKMEREHVVQAWKQWMEA
- a CDS encoding methyl-accepting chemotaxis protein, translated to MTKLSFKPWERIISDIRLVPKMIMLMVFSTILIISKQLWDASAFYDSLLAVTNNAQVAQQHYETYLVQVAWQTAVMIIVFVVLLLAAARVMLRQTQYLNDAIKTMADKNLSVPIHMDCKDEYGDVARELEKTRVQLNDMIKTQVASSDELFALTEVMTISMSETKDSAQEEFNEIDQLATAMSEMTSTVQTVAEHAQSASSLTEQASGQALTGQKFVQGSVSKMSELSSDIAASAAAVNQVEERVDSIGSVVGTIQGISEQTNLLALNAAIEAARAGEAGRGFAVVADEVRNLAQRTQQATVEIQDMISHLQSSANSAVELMEKSVVEAAEGVDLVTNAGSELDGIVSQVNQINDMNFQIATAAGQQSTVAEEMSINLTNVRELVEASVVVVGELLETSEIMESNAQELDGKIKQFKV